The Deltaproteobacteria bacterium genome contains the following window.
TGAAGAAGCGGCGCTGACTCTTGAAGACCAGCAAATCAAAGCCCCTCTCGACGGCGTTATTCTCACCGTCATACATGAAATCGGCGAAGTGGTTGCCGCAGGTTCTCCGGTTGTAACACTCGGAGACCGAAGCAAACTCTGGGTCCGCGTTTTTGTGCCGGAAGGCACTATCAATCGCGTGCGCATGGACCAACCCGCAACGATCGCATTCGACGGACTTTCCAAAAAATTCAAAGGTCACGTCACCACTATTTCCCCGATGGCCGAATTCACGCCTCGCAATGTACAAACACCGGAAGAGCGTGTCACACAAACATTTTCCGTCAAAGTCACGATGGATGAAACTCCGGATTATATTCGATCCGGAGTCACCGCCGAGGTAACACTCCCTCTGGAAAATTCCAAATGACATCCACCATTGCCATTGAAGCAAAAAATTTAAGTCGCGCTTTTGGTCCCATCAAAGCGGTCGACGGAGTCAGCTTTTCATTGGAATATGGAAAAATTTTCGGATTTTTGGGTCCCAACGGGGCAGGGAAAAGCACCACCATTCGCCTGCTCTGCGGCATTTTGGAACCCGGCGGCGGCACGGCCACCGTTGGAGGGTTTGACGTCAACAAAGATCCGGAAAAAGTAAAAACAGCCATCGGCTATATGTCGCAGAGATTCAGTCTCTACAATGATCTCACGGTGGAAGAAAATCTCGAATTTTACGGAGGCATTTACGAACTTTCAGAAAATCAGCTCAAAAAAAGAATGGAAGAAGTTTTGAAAATCACGGGACTGGATCAATGGTGCAAACGTTTTGCCGGCGAACTTTCCGGCGGATGGAAACAGCGATTGGCTTTGGCAAATGCCATTTTGCACAAACCGCGAATTCTTTTTCTGGATGAACCCACGGCGGGCATTGATCCCCTCTCCCGCAGAACCTTGTGGGAACTGCTTTACCAGCTCGCCGATCAGGGTATCGCGCTCTTTGTCACCACACATTATATGGAAGAGGCGGATCGCTGTAACCAGATTGCCGTCATCAGTCAGGGAAAACTGCTGACGATTGGAAGTCCAACCAATCTCAAAAATTCACTCAAGGGCCAACTTCTCGAAGCGGAATGTTCCCCGCTCATGAAGGCTTCCAGCGTTTTCAGTAAACTCCCCGGAGTTCTGCAAATCACGGCTTATGGAACGACACTTCATCTGAACATGAAAACTATTGAAGGTGCCGCGGAAAAAATTCGGCAGGCGGCCAAAGAAAATAACATTGAAGTGGGATCGATTCAGGAGATTTCCCCTTCTCTGGAAGACGTTTTTTCATCGCTCATCGACGTCAATCAACATGAAACGCATTAGAGCGGTTTTAAAAAAAGAATTTTTGCACATCATCCGCGACAAACGGACCCTTCTTCTCATTGTCCTGATGCCGCTGATGCAGTTGATCCTCTACGGCTATGCCATCAACACAGATGTCAAACACATGGCCATGGCGGTCTATGATGAAGACCAAACCTCTTTGAGCCGGCGACTGATTAACTCTCTTGTGGCATCGGATTATTTTGACGTTTATCTTAATGCGAAATCACAAACCGAAATAAAAAAAGGCCTTGATCGCGGCAACATCAAAGCGGGTCTTCATATCCCCCCCAACTTCACAAAAGATTTGCTGGCGGGCCGCAAAGCGGGTCTGCAACTTTTAGTTGATGGAACCGATTCAAACCCCGCCAACACCGCGTTGAATACGAGTCAGGCGATTGTCGGGAATTTCATGGAAAAAGAGAGACTTGTTCCCGTTCGGGTCACTCCCATCGATTACCGCCCACGACTTTGGTACAACCCCGACTTGAAGACCGCGTTTTTTATGGTGCCCGGAATTATCGGATTGTTGATCCAACTTTTAATTCCGATGATCACCGCCACCGCGGTGGTGCGGGAAAAAGAACAGGGAAATATCGAACAACTTCTTGTCACTCCCATCACCCCCACCGAGTTGATGATTGGAAAAATAGTTCCGTATATGGGGATCGGATTGATTATCGCCACAACCATTCTTTCAGCCGCGTGGGTTTTGTTTGATGTGCCGGTGCGCGGAAATTTGATCACTCTTTATCTGCTGACTCTTCTTTTTATCACCGTTTGTCTGGGCATCGGACTTTTCGCTTCGACAATCGCCAACAACCAACAGCAAGCGGCCCAGCTTGTGATGTTTCTTGCCACGCCTTCTATTTTGCTGTCCGGATTTATTTTCCCGCGCGAAGGCATGCCCGCGATTATCTATTATCTCAGCTATATCATTCCGCTAACTCACTACCTTACAATCGTGCGCGG
Protein-coding sequences here:
- a CDS encoding ABC transporter ATP-binding protein, with product MTSTIAIEAKNLSRAFGPIKAVDGVSFSLEYGKIFGFLGPNGAGKSTTIRLLCGILEPGGGTATVGGFDVNKDPEKVKTAIGYMSQRFSLYNDLTVEENLEFYGGIYELSENQLKKRMEEVLKITGLDQWCKRFAGELSGGWKQRLALANAILHKPRILFLDEPTAGIDPLSRRTLWELLYQLADQGIALFVTTHYMEEADRCNQIAVISQGKLLTIGSPTNLKNSLKGQLLEAECSPLMKASSVFSKLPGVLQITAYGTTLHLNMKTIEGAAEKIRQAAKENNIEVGSIQEISPSLEDVFSSLIDVNQHETH
- a CDS encoding ABC transporter permease, yielding MKRIRAVLKKEFLHIIRDKRTLLLIVLMPLMQLILYGYAINTDVKHMAMAVYDEDQTSLSRRLINSLVASDYFDVYLNAKSQTEIKKGLDRGNIKAGLHIPPNFTKDLLAGRKAGLQLLVDGTDSNPANTALNTSQAIVGNFMEKERLVPVRVTPIDYRPRLWYNPDLKTAFFMVPGIIGLLIQLLIPMITATAVVREKEQGNIEQLLVTPITPTELMIGKIVPYMGIGLIIATTILSAAWVLFDVPVRGNLITLYLLTLLFITVCLGIGLFASTIANNQQQAAQLVMFLATPSILLSGFIFPREGMPAIIYYLSYIIPLTHYLTIVRGVVLKGTGLIDLWPSILPLLLMSIFILWASIKKFHKRLE